One window of the Candidatus Zixiibacteriota bacterium genome contains the following:
- a CDS encoding putative Phosphoserine phosphatase (Evidence 3 : Putative function from multiple computational evidences; Product type e : enzyme), which yields MEIVQSIITAVYFIFGGILLFLAGSIVRGRLSVRLNRITGLMLFFAAMGPIFLAMGQIVKPNVSAAAPFEESIIYNLLYVWELFFPSFLLFALIFPVDRLSTFRFPKLKYLIFFPHVFHVLLVVVFNNPDKVLNLLEVGPGEGFLSLILQPLSYVMKFVVLGFSLLLSSQKSLFSIINLIYIGLAVYFILRGRAQITNRQLRNQSAVIIWGISIATGLYAGAFLLPEIFSYDTPDYIQTIIVIAALVVGGGSVGWSIIRHQFLDVSVIVRQSLAYTISSGILVGLYILLVDQADKIITSFFGAKTTIVNIAFIVVALILFQPINQQLDNLIKRLFVRNRADYRNIMELISRRLISIFDPEQLRNMIEKTLISTLLVDKVYFALFDDKEQEYALLASENFPEKVVINRDDLLLRGIGQLETPILLDRLSVYRAGSSLSQELDDRKVQLILPLKDSEHLLGFLALTEKASGFRYNAEDITMLGVMSNQLVTVLTNARLYADSLEKQRLDEELTMARQIQLDLLPKMAPRAETFVISARSLPSRTIGGDFYDFIPRSDGIISMVIADASGKGMPAALLVTQIQAMLRSETANNTEISRILQNINGYVVESTSSEKFVTLFYGEFDQKNQRFRYANAGHNYPILVRSDGTHECLSHGGILIGAFGGAIYQEATVDLHPDDLLFMYTDGLSEAQNQTEEEYGEGRIIDFIIKNRHLPPETLIDGILRDMHNFDQTEPPRDDTTLVVLKILKGNNQP from the coding sequence ATGGAGATTGTTCAATCAATCATAACGGCCGTGTATTTTATTTTCGGCGGCATTTTGCTTTTCCTGGCCGGATCGATCGTCCGGGGTCGCCTTTCGGTGCGGTTGAACCGGATTACCGGATTGATGCTTTTCTTCGCCGCAATGGGACCGATTTTTCTGGCGATGGGCCAGATTGTCAAGCCCAATGTCTCAGCCGCCGCTCCATTCGAAGAATCAATCATTTATAATCTCCTATATGTTTGGGAGCTCTTTTTCCCGTCATTCCTATTATTCGCGCTGATTTTCCCGGTCGATCGGCTCAGTACATTTCGCTTTCCGAAATTGAAATATCTCATTTTTTTTCCGCATGTTTTTCACGTGCTTCTGGTCGTAGTTTTTAACAATCCGGATAAGGTCTTGAATCTGCTCGAGGTCGGCCCGGGCGAGGGATTCCTCTCCCTCATCCTGCAACCTTTAAGTTATGTGATGAAATTCGTGGTGCTGGGGTTCAGTCTGCTCTTAAGTTCGCAAAAGTCATTATTTTCGATTATCAATCTCATCTATATCGGGTTGGCGGTATATTTTATTTTGCGGGGACGGGCACAAATTACGAACCGTCAGTTGCGCAACCAATCAGCGGTGATTATCTGGGGGATTTCGATTGCTACCGGCCTTTATGCCGGAGCATTTTTGCTGCCCGAGATTTTTTCCTATGACACTCCGGATTATATCCAGACGATAATTGTAATCGCGGCGCTGGTGGTCGGGGGCGGCTCGGTCGGCTGGTCGATTATCCGTCATCAATTTCTCGATGTCAGTGTCATTGTCAGACAATCGCTGGCTTATACGATATCGTCGGGGATTCTGGTCGGGCTGTATATTCTCCTGGTTGATCAGGCCGACAAGATTATCACCTCATTTTTCGGCGCCAAGACGACCATTGTAAACATTGCTTTTATCGTGGTGGCGCTAATACTTTTCCAGCCAATTAATCAGCAACTTGATAACCTGATAAAAAGACTCTTTGTCCGCAATCGGGCCGACTATCGAAATATAATGGAACTGATATCCCGCCGGCTGATTTCGATTTTCGATCCGGAGCAGCTGCGGAACATGATCGAGAAGACCCTGATTTCGACGCTGCTGGTCGATAAAGTTTATTTCGCCCTGTTCGACGATAAGGAACAGGAATATGCCTTGCTGGCCTCGGAAAATTTCCCGGAGAAAGTCGTAATAAATCGGGATGATCTCCTGTTGCGCGGTATCGGGCAATTGGAAACGCCGATACTGCTTGATCGATTGTCGGTTTACCGGGCGGGAAGTTCTCTCTCTCAGGAATTGGACGATCGCAAGGTGCAATTGATTCTGCCTTTGAAGGACTCCGAGCATCTCTTAGGATTTCTGGCCCTGACCGAAAAAGCCTCCGGATTCAGATACAACGCCGAGGATATCACCATGCTGGGGGTGATGTCGAACCAGTTGGTGACGGTACTGACCAACGCCCGTCTTTATGCCGATTCGCTGGAGAAACAGCGGCTGGATGAAGAGTTGACCATGGCGCGCCAGATTCAGCTCGATCTTCTCCCCAAGATGGCTCCCCGGGCCGAGACTTTTGTCATAAGCGCCCGTTCCCTGCCGTCGCGCACCATCGGAGGCGATTTTTATGATTTCATTCCGAGAAGCGACGGCATTATTTCAATGGTAATTGCCGACGCCTCCGGCAAAGGGATGCCGGCGGCGCTTCTGGTGACGCAGATTCAAGCGATGCTTCGGTCGGAGACGGCCAACAATACGGAAATTTCGAGGATATTGCAGAATATAAACGGGTACGTGGTTGAATCGACTTCCTCAGAAAAATTCGTGACTCTATTTTATGGCGAATTCGATCAGAAAAACCAGCGTTTCCGATACGCCAACGCCGGGCATAATTATCCGATTTTGGTCCGCTCCGACGGAACCCATGAATGCCTGTCTCACGGGGGGATTTTGATCGGCGCTTTTGGTGGGGCGATTTATCAGGAGGCAACGGTCGATTTACACCCGGATGATTTATTGTTTATGTATACCGACGGCTTGTCGGAGGCGCAGAATCAAACGGAAGAGGAATACGGAGAAGGACGGATTATCGACTTTATCATAAAGAACCGTCACCTTCCCCCGGAAACGCTGATAGATGGGATCCTTAGGGATATGCACAATTTCGACCAGACGGAGCCGCCTCGTGACGACACAACTCTGGTGGTTTTAAAAATACTGAAAGGAAACAATCAGCCGTGA
- a CDS encoding NUDIX hydrolase (fragment) yields the protein MNDRKFDDKLLMARKHDFSGYKFCPLCGSGLERKVLDNRPRMKCGSPSCDFVYYHNPTPAAGAIVIDQGRLLMVKRAAPPKVDWWCFPAGFMEWDEHPSQTAIREIKEETGLDIRLESLFEIYSGNDDPRTNALLILYIATAVGGVLQPGDDASEAEFFPFEQVPERIAFLSHRQALADYEKRFLKAIK from the coding sequence GTGAATGATAGAAAGTTCGACGACAAACTGTTAATGGCCCGCAAACATGATTTTTCGGGATATAAATTTTGCCCCCTGTGCGGGAGCGGGTTGGAAAGGAAAGTTCTTGACAACCGACCGCGGATGAAATGCGGTTCGCCGTCGTGTGATTTCGTATATTACCATAATCCGACGCCGGCGGCCGGGGCGATTGTGATAGATCAGGGGCGCCTGCTGATGGTTAAGCGGGCGGCTCCGCCCAAAGTCGACTGGTGGTGTTTTCCGGCCGGATTCATGGAATGGGACGAGCACCCGTCTCAGACGGCGATTCGCGAGATCAAAGAAGAAACGGGACTGGACATCCGGCTGGAATCACTCTTTGAAATATATTCGGGGAACGATGATCCTCGCACCAATGCGCTATTGATTCTCTATATCGCCACTGCTGTCGGCGGGGTCCTTCAGCCGGGTGATGATGCCAGCGAGGCCGAATTTTTCCCGTTTGAGCAAGTTCCGGAGAGGATCGCATTTTTATCCCATCGGCAGGCTTTGGCCGATTATGAGAAGAGGTTTCTGAAGGCGATAAAATAA
- a CDS encoding exported hypothetical protein (Evidence 5 : Unknown function) — translation MLRISRYFILILLLFAPAVWSQAPPPSTASTETGQLLFKITLSGKETILNLPGTDSAAALVFTKSDIQKSLEGVNIKGQPFIGKEGFILDGKVISPDSIGRIVLEVSKDLTTVSFYSKPETKVKIYRSRRQNEIGLLHDVAITSEQFIRGSVVSFWSNIHIDGEINEDVISVYGDIIIGDNAVIRGNIVAINGNITVSKKATIYGSIQSSNIKNRFRFDKWQKWYRKDRYLSPIVMMYYNRVDGFAPYLGVRFMDEDSLLPKVEAYGGYGFAASRWRFHFGVEQTFLKTTPVTIGGSYYRKLESNDDWIISESENSILAVLAKEDYKDYFEAEGGYGFARITFFSKLSYEIGIQSEKYKWLNGHRRLWSIFGGSKRFPENFRSVVGPYRTIGMAEIDGKEITSIKTRVAYKPLMPDTLFGFSYWSGSGELEWAPKGGGNDFNFRRYNFQVKRHQVFNAQTGIIIKAIYGGSDDYLPLERKFFLGGLGTLYGYDQKEFMGTQFWMGGFDYGIRFPNSELVGWALYEVGQIAEAPGKLGDAEFKHSLGIGLSLNEDIKMTIAKRLDRSGASPLIYVRFQQKF, via the coding sequence ATGTTAAGGATATCGAGATATTTCATACTCATACTTTTACTATTCGCGCCGGCAGTTTGGAGCCAGGCGCCGCCGCCATCAACGGCCTCGACCGAAACGGGGCAACTTCTCTTCAAAATTACCCTGAGCGGAAAAGAGACAATCCTCAATCTGCCCGGCACGGATTCGGCCGCGGCCCTTGTTTTCACCAAGAGTGACATCCAGAAATCGCTTGAGGGAGTCAATATCAAGGGTCAGCCGTTTATCGGCAAGGAAGGATTTATACTGGACGGCAAGGTCATATCACCGGATTCTATCGGCAGAATCGTTCTTGAAGTATCCAAAGACCTGACTACGGTTTCGTTTTATTCTAAGCCGGAGACCAAAGTAAAAATATACCGTAGCCGGCGGCAAAATGAAATCGGCCTTTTGCATGATGTCGCGATTACCAGCGAGCAGTTTATTCGGGGTTCGGTCGTGAGTTTCTGGTCGAACATCCATATCGACGGAGAAATCAACGAGGATGTCATATCGGTCTATGGCGATATTATAATAGGGGACAACGCCGTCATTCGGGGTAATATCGTGGCTATAAATGGAAACATTACTGTTTCCAAGAAGGCCACTATTTACGGCTCGATACAGTCATCGAATATCAAGAATCGTTTTCGTTTCGATAAGTGGCAAAAGTGGTACCGCAAGGACCGCTACCTTTCCCCTATTGTCATGATGTATTACAACCGGGTCGACGGCTTCGCCCCTTACCTGGGTGTCAGATTCATGGACGAGGATTCGCTTCTTCCAAAGGTTGAGGCATACGGCGGATATGGATTCGCGGCCTCGCGGTGGCGCTTTCATTTCGGGGTAGAACAGACTTTTCTCAAAACGACTCCGGTAACGATAGGCGGATCATACTACCGCAAACTGGAATCGAATGACGACTGGATCATTTCGGAAAGCGAGAATAGTATTCTGGCGGTGTTGGCCAAAGAGGATTATAAGGATTATTTCGAAGCCGAGGGGGGCTATGGCTTTGCCCGCATCACTTTTTTCAGCAAGTTGAGTTATGAAATCGGAATACAATCGGAAAAATACAAATGGCTGAACGGTCACCGACGACTCTGGTCGATATTCGGAGGTTCCAAACGTTTCCCTGAAAATTTTCGGAGCGTAGTCGGGCCATACAGGACAATCGGAATGGCTGAAATCGACGGGAAAGAAATCACTTCGATTAAAACCAGAGTCGCCTATAAGCCTCTAATGCCGGATACCCTGTTCGGTTTTTCTTACTGGTCGGGGTCCGGCGAATTGGAATGGGCACCTAAAGGGGGTGGCAATGATTTCAATTTCCGAAGATATAACTTTCAAGTTAAGCGTCACCAGGTATTCAACGCTCAAACGGGGATTATTATAAAGGCCATATACGGCGGTTCTGATGATTATCTTCCTCTGGAACGAAAATTCTTTCTCGGCGGCCTGGGGACATTGTATGGTTACGACCAAAAAGAATTTATGGGGACCCAATTCTGGATGGGTGGCTTTGATTACGGCATAAGATTTCCAAACTCCGAACTGGTGGGCTGGGCGTTGTATGAAGTCGGTCAGATTGCGGAGGCGCCGGGGAAATTGGGCGATGCGGAATTCAAGCATTCGCTGGGCATCGGGCTTTCTCTCAATGAAGATATCAAAATGACAATAGCCAAGCGGCTGGATCGTTCAGGAGCATCGCCCCTGATCTATGTTCGCTTTCAGCAGAAATTTTAG
- a CDS encoding Sensory box histidine kinase, whose amino-acid sequence MVENMSTSNDDKTIRYSADCLVEEAAGKEATETQRLRLNDTGDVLAEMEAVLEKIADGNPRIQSNADATSKSLDDLKAVLEVSLALNSSLVLEDVLQIVMEKAIELLSAERGFIMLLNIKGELQFKTAYNLCKESLMEEDFKISNSIANQVALTGKSVYTSDAQSDERYANQKSVLELHLRSIMCVPLKIKNNVIGIIYLDNSSEAKLFLKSDLYLFELLAQQAAHAIHNANLYNTQSDLKIYNENVINKSPVGITVINSTQNIVSINDAALAIFDKNKDSVILPVDGSESTRFYELVPENERGKWRHMIEMAFSTGQPFEDSRYFHNTGYEEKVLSIKISPIRKLPNSGDGLILIIEDITEKIIMEKYVILSEKLVARGEMAASIGHELNNYLAIIANNAELLSLNLQRNQSEKAGFNARQIIESISKMKRFTDGLMDFSKLEAEMVNYDIKHLIEDLLFSLKAQNRFKKISFSVELGGNLPNVQIDVGQIQQVLMNLLNNAADALDERAKKEEAAGNENFQRKIAIKSEFDEATEILTVTVSDNGCGIPPESLSRIFQPHYTTKDTGHGLGLANCAKIIRNHHGEIKVTSQENKGTSFIITIPRAQSEKIE is encoded by the coding sequence ATGGTGGAAAATATGAGCACATCAAATGATGACAAGACCATAAGATATTCCGCGGATTGTCTCGTGGAAGAAGCGGCCGGAAAAGAAGCAACAGAGACACAACGATTAAGACTGAACGATACCGGCGACGTCCTGGCAGAAATGGAAGCGGTTCTGGAAAAAATCGCCGACGGCAACCCCCGCATCCAGAGCAATGCCGACGCCACGTCGAAATCGTTGGATGATCTCAAAGCGGTTCTGGAAGTATCTCTGGCCTTGAATTCCTCTCTGGTTCTTGAAGATGTCCTGCAGATTGTCATGGAAAAGGCCATCGAATTACTCTCGGCGGAACGCGGTTTCATAATGCTTTTGAATATTAAAGGGGAGCTGCAATTCAAGACGGCGTACAACCTGTGCAAAGAATCGCTGATGGAAGAGGACTTTAAAATATCCAATTCGATCGCCAATCAGGTCGCGCTCACCGGCAAATCGGTATATACATCAGACGCTCAATCGGATGAACGTTATGCCAACCAGAAATCGGTATTGGAATTGCACCTGCGCTCGATCATGTGCGTGCCGCTGAAAATCAAGAATAATGTCATCGGGATCATATATCTGGATAATTCCTCGGAAGCCAAACTATTCCTCAAATCGGATCTTTACCTTTTTGAATTATTGGCCCAGCAGGCGGCCCATGCCATCCACAACGCCAACCTTTATAATACACAGTCGGATCTGAAAATATATAACGAAAATGTCATCAATAAATCCCCGGTGGGAATCACCGTCATCAATTCGACGCAGAACATTGTCTCGATAAACGACGCAGCCCTGGCCATTTTCGACAAAAACAAGGACAGTGTGATATTGCCTGTCGACGGATCGGAGAGCACCCGCTTTTATGAATTGGTGCCGGAAAATGAAAGAGGCAAATGGCGCCATATGATTGAAATGGCCTTTTCCACCGGGCAACCGTTTGAAGACTCGCGCTATTTTCACAATACCGGTTACGAAGAAAAAGTTCTTTCGATAAAGATTTCCCCCATCCGGAAATTGCCGAACAGCGGCGACGGTCTAATCCTGATTATTGAGGATATAACCGAAAAAATTATCATGGAAAAGTATGTGATTCTTTCGGAGAAACTGGTTGCCCGGGGAGAAATGGCGGCTTCGATCGGACATGAATTGAATAATTACCTGGCCATAATCGCCAACAACGCCGAACTTCTGTCACTGAATCTTCAGCGGAATCAAAGCGAGAAAGCCGGTTTCAACGCCCGGCAAATTATTGAAAGCATCTCCAAGATGAAACGGTTCACTGATGGCTTGATGGATTTCTCGAAACTCGAAGCCGAGATGGTCAATTATGATATAAAACATCTAATCGAAGATCTCCTCTTCTCTCTGAAAGCTCAGAATAGATTCAAAAAAATCAGTTTCTCGGTGGAACTGGGCGGCAATCTTCCCAATGTGCAAATCGATGTCGGGCAAATTCAGCAGGTCCTGATGAACCTTTTAAATAATGCCGCGGACGCGCTGGATGAACGCGCGAAAAAAGAAGAAGCCGCCGGCAATGAAAATTTCCAACGGAAAATTGCCATCAAGTCGGAATTCGATGAGGCGACCGAAATCCTGACTGTGACTGTGTCCGATAACGGCTGTGGAATACCGCCGGAATCACTTTCTCGAATATTCCAGCCGCATTATACTACCAAAGACACGGGACACGGTCTCGGACTGGCTAATTGCGCCAAAATCATCCGGAATCATCACGGTGAAATTAAAGTGACCTCACAGGAAAACAAAGGGACTTCCTTCATCATAACTATCCCCAGGGCGCAATCTGAAAAGATTGAGTAA
- a CDS encoding hypothetical protein (Evidence 5 : Unknown function) gives MDKFNFVPRGYELIRFLGSGGTASVYLARRRSDGRIFALKAPLTDSSLSLSVFLPLIRREHQLISELNYPGLVRVNGIDETIEPHPFLILDFCPGPTLDQIERALPLPIVLNILSSISINLYFLHLAGIYHGDLKPHNVFLTAEPESYGTGRHIYSKLSDFSLSLKAGEAIPARLGMGTVGYMAPETIGRNLLDSQSDIFSLGVIGYKLAAGKHPFMADEEKTDPVRINAAVTETCPPAPAELIDSVSRELSDLIVQMLEKDPLKRPRNGYFICEQLERCGATYPFRRMIHPKHLLAATEEEPAHDFLAKKFWNLNDCEKDAILDIAGNDRNILRLLLEANFLYGGIVWRDGKLNLTGKGLRCPKYIARVLKGEFSRLPLGEKKEVVWAAVTGRHESLPPDKFLKFNRLPESLIRPVTNLIRQNLSTASIHRLSNSLARSFMHDTSKVRLTAQLFLQGGNISDGFGTIIDGINEHLSNHELGTAFTLLDQLEAACSDCRDMEKLKTVLMKKGDARKMTGDAVNAEKIYLSIVDLYKNLPADKILAETYKDLGDLFKMKLDYPSGIDYLREAEKIYTAINDELELSHTLNNIGNIYSISNDTTSAYTSFRRALRLQKRLKATGDAASTLNNIAVIFYMRGRFKRASRLFKISLGLTTETGSAVEIARAHNNLGFLYLEMGEFAQSQNHLKESLSINRRIGNKKELLFNLDNLAQVMISSGHLKEALTYLKEGKALAAELEDVPHTSIFLAAMGLVQRRLGLLGSALESLHNAQNLARDLSDQRETALRQISLAEIYFMMKDPKRAKEELEEAETKIPPDDKKVLYYLNATEGIVLNSCEYLEKAATLALELHSPRDYWIAKLKMXAQMLDSGNFEKARATFDDLNHKYIPPEPELESPRYHIVQSRILLESGELRKAAEELESGWKLASANSLLPEIIESSIILGKINAELSEYEKAFNYYKNAISGYRNIADNIQDSELKKNFLLDEKIASLAGEVRKMSQILTQKGRAGL, from the coding sequence ATGGACAAATTCAATTTCGTTCCCCGCGGGTATGAATTAATCCGTTTCCTGGGAAGCGGGGGAACGGCCAGTGTATATCTGGCGCGTCGCCGAAGCGACGGGCGGATCTTTGCGCTCAAGGCACCGCTGACCGACTCTTCACTTTCACTTTCAGTCTTTTTGCCGCTAATCAGGCGAGAGCACCAGCTTATCTCGGAATTGAATTACCCCGGCCTGGTACGGGTCAATGGCATCGATGAGACAATCGAGCCCCACCCATTTCTGATATTGGACTTCTGTCCCGGCCCGACCCTGGATCAGATTGAACGGGCTTTACCTCTGCCGATAGTGTTGAATATATTGTCATCGATCAGCATTAATCTGTATTTTCTTCATTTGGCCGGAATTTATCACGGTGACCTGAAACCGCACAATGTCTTTCTGACCGCGGAACCGGAATCGTATGGAACGGGCAGGCATATTTATTCTAAACTTTCCGATTTCTCCCTGTCACTGAAAGCGGGTGAGGCGATACCGGCGCGCCTGGGCATGGGAACAGTGGGATATATGGCTCCCGAAACGATTGGCCGGAATCTTTTGGATTCTCAATCGGATATTTTTTCGCTCGGTGTTATCGGATATAAATTAGCAGCCGGCAAACATCCCTTTATGGCCGACGAGGAAAAGACCGATCCGGTGAGGATAAACGCCGCGGTTACGGAAACCTGTCCTCCGGCTCCGGCGGAACTGATTGATTCCGTTTCGAGAGAACTCTCCGATCTAATCGTACAAATGCTGGAAAAAGATCCGCTGAAACGCCCCCGGAACGGTTATTTTATCTGCGAGCAATTGGAAAGATGCGGCGCGACTTACCCATTCAGAAGAATGATTCATCCCAAACACTTGCTGGCCGCGACCGAAGAAGAGCCGGCGCATGATTTTCTGGCGAAGAAGTTCTGGAATTTGAATGACTGCGAGAAAGACGCCATTCTGGATATCGCCGGTAATGATCGAAACATATTGCGCCTTCTGTTAGAGGCCAATTTTCTGTATGGCGGAATTGTCTGGCGAGACGGCAAATTGAACTTGACCGGCAAGGGGCTTCGCTGTCCGAAATATATTGCTCGCGTCCTCAAAGGAGAATTTTCCCGGTTGCCGCTGGGGGAAAAGAAAGAGGTCGTTTGGGCGGCAGTGACGGGACGCCACGAGTCCCTGCCGCCGGATAAGTTTCTGAAATTCAACAGATTGCCGGAATCACTGATACGGCCGGTCACGAATTTAATCCGACAGAATCTATCGACGGCATCGATACACCGACTTTCAAATTCCCTGGCCCGGTCGTTTATGCATGATACCTCGAAGGTTCGCTTGACGGCGCAGCTGTTCCTTCAGGGCGGCAATATTTCGGACGGCTTCGGGACCATTATCGACGGCATCAACGAGCATCTCAGCAATCACGAACTTGGCACGGCCTTTACTCTTTTGGATCAACTCGAGGCGGCGTGTAGCGACTGCCGGGATATGGAGAAACTCAAAACCGTACTCATGAAAAAAGGTGACGCTCGAAAAATGACCGGCGACGCCGTAAACGCTGAAAAAATATATCTCAGCATAGTTGATCTTTATAAAAATCTTCCGGCGGATAAAATCCTGGCGGAGACATATAAAGACCTGGGCGACCTATTTAAGATGAAATTGGATTATCCCTCCGGCATAGATTATCTGCGGGAAGCGGAGAAAATATACACTGCCATTAACGATGAGCTGGAACTGTCACATACTCTCAATAATATCGGAAATATATATTCCATCAGTAATGATACGACAAGCGCCTATACGTCATTCCGGCGGGCTCTTCGGCTTCAGAAGCGTTTGAAAGCAACCGGCGATGCCGCCTCGACTCTGAACAATATTGCGGTCATATTTTATATGCGGGGTCGTTTCAAGCGGGCCTCGCGTTTGTTCAAAATCAGTCTTGGCCTGACAACCGAGACTGGAAGCGCCGTGGAAATCGCCCGTGCTCACAATAACTTGGGGTTTTTATATCTCGAAATGGGCGAATTTGCGCAGAGCCAGAATCACCTGAAGGAATCGCTGTCAATAAATCGTCGGATCGGCAATAAGAAGGAATTGCTGTTCAATCTTGATAATCTGGCGCAGGTTATGATATCATCGGGTCATCTGAAAGAAGCCCTGACATATCTCAAAGAAGGTAAGGCCCTCGCGGCGGAACTGGAGGATGTGCCTCATACTTCCATATTTTTGGCCGCCATGGGTCTGGTGCAAAGGCGGCTGGGGCTCCTGGGAAGTGCGCTTGAGAGTCTTCACAACGCTCAAAATCTCGCCCGCGATTTGTCGGATCAGAGGGAGACCGCCTTACGACAAATTTCCCTGGCGGAGATATATTTTATGATGAAGGATCCGAAAAGGGCCAAGGAAGAACTGGAAGAAGCCGAGACCAAGATTCCGCCGGACGATAAAAAAGTTCTCTATTACCTGAACGCAACCGAAGGAATAGTACTGAATTCATGCGAATATCTTGAAAAAGCCGCTACATTAGCCCTCGAACTCCACAGCCCGAGGGATTATTGGATCGCAAAACTGAAGATGGNGGCCCAGATGCTTGATTCCGGTAATTTCGAAAAGGCGCGGGCGACTTTCGATGATTTGAATCATAAATATATTCCGCCCGAACCGGAATTGGAGTCGCCGCGCTATCATATTGTTCAAAGCAGGATTTTATTGGAATCGGGGGAATTGAGGAAAGCCGCGGAAGAACTTGAAAGCGGATGGAAACTGGCATCGGCCAACTCTCTGCTTCCGGAAATCATTGAGTCTTCAATTATTCTGGGCAAGATCAATGCTGAACTGTCGGAATATGAGAAGGCGTTTAATTATTATAAAAATGCCATAAGCGGCTATAGAAATATTGCCGATAATATTCAGGACAGTGAGCTTAAGAAAAATTTCCTGCTTGATGAAAAAATCGCCTCCCTGGCGGGAGAAGTCAGAAAAATGAGTCAAATATTGACTCAAAAAGGGAGGGCAGGCCTCTAG
- a CDS encoding Glycine/D-amino acid oxidases (Deaminating) — protein sequence MGKNADVVVIGGGILGLSTAYELARIKFGKVIVVEKDLFLGAGSTSKCAGGIRAQFSTKINIQMSMKSEEILVHFEERTGSHALYDQVGYMFLISDEKDLDGFSKAMELQRSSGLKVDWVEPRDINKLAPEVRTDDIIRATFCKDDGLADPSDLINGYSSAARREGVEILVETEVTGFIMTGDTIKGITSNKGEISTPLVVNAAGPYAKLIGEMVKSNIPIEPERRQIVTTGALDFIPPTFPMVVDVKSGLYFHKESPGLLLGWADKTVKPGFDISVDPEYTDNILMRALDRVPRLETAEVSKSWAGLYESTPDHHAIIDYAEGVRGMFIVGGFSGHGLMHAPAAALVSAEILSGRKPSIDVSPLSMKRFAKGQISIETNVI from the coding sequence ATGGGGAAAAATGCAGATGTTGTTGTAATCGGCGGCGGTATTTTGGGGCTCTCCACTGCCTACGAATTGGCAAGAATTAAATTTGGCAAAGTTATTGTGGTGGAAAAGGATCTGTTTCTTGGAGCCGGTTCGACCAGTAAGTGCGCCGGGGGAATTCGCGCTCAGTTCTCCACCAAAATAAATATTCAAATGTCGATGAAATCCGAGGAGATTCTGGTTCATTTTGAGGAGCGAACCGGCTCTCATGCCTTATATGACCAGGTCGGATATATGTTTCTTATTTCAGATGAGAAGGATCTGGACGGTTTTTCCAAAGCCATGGAGCTTCAGCGTTCTTCAGGCCTCAAAGTTGACTGGGTGGAGCCGCGAGATATTAACAAACTGGCGCCGGAGGTCCGCACCGACGATATAATCCGGGCCACTTTCTGCAAAGATGATGGTTTGGCCGATCCCAGCGATCTGATCAACGGTTATTCTTCGGCGGCTCGCCGCGAAGGGGTGGAAATTCTCGTGGAAACCGAGGTAACCGGATTCATAATGACGGGCGATACGATCAAAGGTATCACAAGCAATAAGGGGGAAATTTCGACGCCCTTGGTTGTGAATGCCGCCGGTCCGTATGCAAAGTTGATTGGCGAAATGGTCAAAAGCAATATTCCGATTGAGCCGGAAAGACGTCAGATAGTCACGACCGGAGCGCTCGATTTCATCCCGCCGACTTTTCCCATGGTCGTCGATGTCAAATCAGGTCTATATTTCCATAAGGAATCACCCGGTTTGCTTTTGGGCTGGGCGGATAAGACGGTGAAGCCGGGTTTTGATATTTCTGTGGATCCGGAATATACGGATAATATATTGATGCGGGCACTGGACCGGGTACCTCGCCTGGAGACGGCCGAAGTTTCGAAAAGCTGGGCCGGCCTGTATGAATCCACGCCGGATCATCACGCCATTATCGATTATGCCGAGGGCGTTCGTGGGATGTTTATAGTCGGAGGTTTTTCTGGCCACGGATTAATGCATGCTCCGGCGGCGGCCCTGGTTTCGGCGGAAATATTGAGCGGGCGAAAGCCGTCGATAGATGTTTCCCCATTATCGATGAAACGCTTCGCCAAAGGGCAAATTTCAATCGAAACGAATGTGATTTAA
- a CDS encoding hypothetical protein (Evidence 5 : Unknown function), with protein MIFGRLNSPGLSLKGGPGSYWNHPLTLKKRFTRRSKCVIIFVYMKNDSAFNLKWRLLSTRVGINQ; from the coding sequence TTGATATTTGGGCGGTTAAATTCACCCGGTCTCTCCCTTAAGGGAGGGCCGGGTTCTTATTGGAACCATCCTCTGACACTCAAAAAACGGTTTACAAGAAGAAGCAAATGTGTTATAATTTTCGTCTATATGAAAAATGACTCGGCATTTAATTTAAAATGGAGACTTTTATCGACTAGAGTCGGTATAAACCAATGA